AAATCTCTTGATAAAATGCGAAAATATATAGGAAAAATACAAGAAAAAAACTTACGCTGGCATATGTTAGCTCTAATATACATGCCATAATTGCACACAAAGAAGGGGTTGCTCCTTAAACGGAGTAGGTTAAACTCTCCAATATAAACGAGATTTTTTCAAATCTCAAAACCGCTCATTAAAGAGCAAAAAAATGAGGAGCAACCTATGAAGCATTATATTGGATTAGATGTATCAATGAAAAGAACTTTTATCTGTGTATTAAATGAACAAGGTAAGATTGTCCATGAAGGTTCAGAAAAAACAGATCCTGATTTACTAGCAGATGATTTTTCCAAAAGAGATTTTCAAGAAATCGTTGTTGGCTTTGAAAGTGGATGTTTATCTCATTACCTAGTCACAGGATTTAGAAAAAGAGCTATAGATCCCCTATGTATGGATGCAAGGAAGCTGAGTACGATTCTTGCTTTGAAAATAAATAAGACAGACAAAAATGATGCACGAGGAATCGCAGAAGCCCTTCGATCAGGTATGTATACACGAGTACACTGTAAGCCCCAAGATTCAGTAGAAAAAAGTATTTTGTTAGTTTCCAGAAGAGCGCTAATTAAACAGCAAACGCAGTTAAAAAATACTGTAAGGGGCTTGCTTAAAAGTTACGGAATACGATTGGGATCTGTGGGATCCAAAAGATTTTCGTCTGTGGTTGTAAAGCAGATAGAAAAACAGGAAAAAAGTATTGTTCTGAGCATAACCTCTCTATTAAATACCTTTGATAAGGTAGTTGAGGAAGTAGAAAAACTGGATAAAGAAATGCTTAAGCTGGTCAGTCAAGATAAAGAAGTACAACGGCTTATGACAATCCCTGGCGTAGGACCTGTAACAGCATTAACCTATAAAACAGAAATTTTTGATCCCACTCGTTTTAACGATTCTAAATCAGTAGGAGCCTATCTTGGTATGACGCCTAAACAGTATGCCTCCGGAGAGGTGCAAAGACAGGGAAGAATTTCAAAATGTGGATCCAGTGAACTTAGATCTCTATTAGTTGAAGCCGGAATAGTAATGCTGACACGAAGTAAGAAATGGAGCAAGCTAAAAGCTTGGGGATTAAAAATCATGAGAAAAAAAGGAATGAAGAAAGCCGCCTTAGCAGTAGGTAGAAAGTTATCCGTAATTATGCATAAGATGCTGATTGAACAAAAAGAATTTATTTACGGTGAGCCAAAGGCAGCTTAAAAACGCATTTTTTTAGAAATAAAAACATTAGGAAAAGTGACTAAAATTTTTTGCAGGAGAAAACCGAAGAAATAGGTAAAGACGACAAATGAGTTGGCTCTTAGAGCCTGTTTAAAATCTTCTCATTAAGGTATAATGATAGTTTTCATAAAACCTTTGGAGGTAATTATGACCCGCTCTTATCCAAGCGATATCTCTCGTAAACAATTTAGCAAAATCCATCTAATACTTGAGTCTACACGCAAAAAAACACGTCCACGAAGAGTTGATCTATATGATATTTTTTGTGGAATTTTGTACATTTTAAAAAGTGGTTGCCAGTGGCGTATGTTACCCATAGAATATCCTAAATGGGAATTGTGTTATTATTATTTCCATCTTTGGAATAAAAAAGAGGATAAAAATTCTAAGAGTATTCTTGAAATAGTTTTAAAAAAAATTGGTTGGCGAGGCCAGAAAAAGCAGTGGTCGGAAAGAGAAAACAAGCTTTGTAATTATTGATGCGCAAAGTGTTAAAAATACTGATACAGCGGAGAAGAAAGGATATGATGCAGGGAAAAAAATATCAGGAATAAAAAGACATATAGCAGTCGATAGCCAAGGGCTTCCTCATGCGATTCACATTACCACCGCTAATATCACTGACAGAAATGGGTGTATAGAAGCATTTTCACTACATAAAAACCATTTATTCGGTGTAAAAAATGTTTTAGCAGATGGAGGATATTCTGGAGAAAAATTTGCAAAGAGTGTGCAGGAGATATTAGGATGTATAGTAGAAATAGCCAAAAGAAATACACTTCATACTTTTACAGTTATTTCCAAAAGATGGGTTGTAGAGCGTTCTTTTGCGTGGATAGAAAAATGTCGCAGGCTATGGAAAAATTGCGAAAGAAAACTATATACAAGCCTGAATATGGTGGTTCTTGCTTTTATTGCTCTACTTTTGAAAAGATTTTAAACAGGCTCTTAGAAGCCGTAATATACATTGTCTTGCCCATTTCATTTCGGATAGCATAATGGAGCGAAGAATCTAAAATAGTTTTCTTCAAAAAGACTCCGCAGAGAACCCTGAACTTATCTCCCGCATTAAACTTTGCTGTCCTAAGATCTTAAAAAACGCCTTTTATTTTGCAAGCAAAATATCGGCTCGGAGAGCTTATGAAGAATTAAGAGAATTTATATTCCCCTTGTGTGCAATTAGAGAACCCAATTTATTAATCAGCTGGAAGTAATTTTGCATATTTTGCAACTAAAGAGCGTAGCATTTTAGATTGAGGAAAGAACACATCATATGTCATACCAAGAGATGTATTATATTGTTTTTGGATAATTCCTAAACCAAAGTCCTTGTGAAATACTCTATCTCCTTCCTGGAAATTGTTCTTCTCTACTTGTTGGTGGGTGTAGGTCTCTACGGGTTTTTTGGGAGGTATTTGAATAAATACCGAGGGAATCTCACTTAAGAAGCGGCTAGGCTGCATTATCTTAGTCATCCCCCAGAGATGGCGTTGACGAGCTGCTGTCAGGAATAAAAGATCTTTAGCACGTGTCATTCCTACATAGCATAGTCTACGCTCTTCTTCTAAAGAATCAGAATGACCAAGGGCATTAGTATGGGGAAGTAATTCTTCTTCTAGCCCCACTATAAATACACAAGAGAATTCAAGACCTTTACCATTATGTAAGGTCATAAGACGAATACGATCATTCTCTTCTGGCTTCTCTGGAGCGGATTTGAGAATTAACTCTTCTAAGAACTGAGCTAAAGAAGCTTCTTTATTTTCTTCTTCCCATTCTGTTGCTTTGGTAATTAACTCTTCTATATTTCTTCTTCGATCTTGGTAGCTATCTGGATCTTCACGCAGGTAGTCGAGATAGTGGGATTGATGAATAATTTGTTCAATAAGCAAAGAGAGTTTTGTCTTTTGCAGAACACTTTTTTGCAGTGAGAGAATGAGATTGGTGTATTCTTTTAATCCCTGCAGTTGTTTGTTAGAGAGTTTGCATGGGATTTTTTTATTAAGAATACTTTGAATACATGTTAAAATATCGATTTTATAGTTTTCTACCAATTCTCGTAATTTTTGAAGAGTTGTATCCCCTAACCCTCGTTTTGGTAGATTAATTGTACGTGAGAAAGCGATAAAATCTGTGCCAGCTAAAGTCATACGCAACCAAGCTAATAGATCTTTGATTTCTCTTCGTTGATAAAAGGAGAGTCCTCCAACGATTACATAAGGAATATTTTCTTTTAATAGATAGTCTTCAAATAGACGAGATTGAGAGTGCGTACGAAAGAAGATGGCGCACTCATTTAAACGCATTTTTTGGTCTATGTGTAGTTTATGAATCTGTGAAATGACAAAACGAGCTTCTTCATATTCGGTATCAGCAAGATATTGGGTGATTTTTTCTCCTTCTGTTCTCTTGCTCCATAGGTTTTTAGGGTATCTGCCTTCATTATGTTGAATTAGAGAATTTGCTGCTTTTAAAATGAGAGAATGACTGCGATAGTTTTCTTCTAAAGCGATGACTTTAGCCCCTGGAAAATCTTTTTCAAAATTTAGGATATTGTGTACATTAGCACCCCTCCAGGAATAAATGGATTGATCGGGATCTCCAACTGCAAAAACGTTATTATGACGAGCGGCTAGTAGGCGAATTAACATGTATTGCGCCATATTAGTATCTTGATATTCATCAATTAAAATGAAGGACCAGCATTTTTGGTATATATCTAGAACTTGGCTGTTAGATTTAAGCAGACCCACGGTTAGATATAGCAGATCATCAAAGTCAAGAGCATTATACTCTTTGAGCTTCTGTTGATATATCCCGTATATTTGACAAAGAGGTCTTTCATCAAGAGGAATATTTTCTGGTTGGGTCAATGCGTTTTTTGCTTGAGAAATCTGTGTTTTTAACTTTTTAAGAGTTGCTTTATCTTCTTTTAGCCCAAGCGTTTTTAAACATTCTCTGATTACCCTTTCGCTATCTTCTTGATCATAAATGGTAAAGTCACTGCGGTAATTTAAGTGAGTGATCGATTCGCGCAAAATACGTGCGCACAAGCTATGAAAGGTACAAGATAGTATGCTTTCCTGGGTTAGATGAAAAATTCTTTGGCGCATTTCATCAGCTGCTTTATTGGTAAAGGTCACAGCTAAGATTTCAGAGGAGGGGACGCCTATTTTAAGCAAATGGGCAATACGATAGGTCACTACTCTACTTTTACCGGAACCCGCCCCAGCTAATACAAGTAAGGGTCCTTCAATATGAGTTGTTGCAACACGTTGCTGAGAATTGAGTTGTTCTAGAAAATCCATACCACCGAAGCTCAAATTTTTGAATCGATGATAAGAAATTACTGCTTTTAAACCCAAGTAATCTGATAAATACTTGGGTTCAAAGGCAAATTAAAACATGTTTTAGAAAGGATAGCCGACATGCTTGGTTTACATGTCTCTTAGTGCATTTCTATCGCGACGGTTTATCGTATTGCTGCGATCCCTGTAATTACTATCATCTCTCATCGTATTGTCATCACAGCACTTTGGCGTTCTTTTGCAGTATGTTTTTGGCTTACAACATTTTGGTTTTTCGGATTGCATAAATCTTGTAGAATCACAGCATCCATCTGTAGTGCAAGCTGGTTCTCTTTTAGGCACGCAGCATCCATCTGTAGTGCAAGCTGGTTGTCTTGTGGGTTCACAAGGTTTGCAGCAAGGTTTAGGGCACTTGGGTTTGCAGCGCTTAGGCTTAGGGCAACATTTAGGTTTGCAGCACTTAGGCTTAGGGCACTTAGGTTTGCAGCACTTAGGCTTAGGAGCGCAACAGCCGTCTGCATTATTTAATTCATCATCTGCTCTTTTTCTTCCCCAACGTCTACTATTATTATCGTATCGGTCATCCCCATTATGGACAACATCTCTCTGTATCATGTCTACTTGCAGTTGCTTAGCGTTACGTGCTCCAACGAGATCACTTGTGTCAGTAAACTCCTTAGAACTATCTTGTGATATATATCCTTCTTTTTCAAACTCATTGTTCTGAGCAGGAGAGTGATCTCGAGCCATACTAAATGTTGTTTGTAACAAAGCCAATCCAATGGCTAATAAATACTTCTTCATTTTCCCCCCCTTTAATCCACATGGGTAATGTTGTTTCTCTATTTCTGGACATTAATAAAAAAATGTTTTTTTTAAAAACATTTTTTGTTGTTCGAGAGATTTATTTAAATTATCTATATAAGATATGTTTAGTTGGAATGTCTTTTTAAAGTTCACATATACAGTGTTTTAAAAATAAATAATGGATGATATTTTAGTGTCTGTGATAAAAAGAATATACTATGTTTAATTTTACGTTTTTTTTCTTAGCAATTTGGAGTTTTTGCCTTTCTGTAACAGGGTTAGAGCTGAAACTAGGGGTCGATTGTTTATTTGAAGCGAACAATATTGTTAAATTACGGAATAAAAAACTAGGACTTATTACTAATCAAACAGGAGTCAACAGCAACCTTTCTTCTACCATCGAGTTATTTTTAAATCATGATACTCAGCTCATTGCTTTATTTGCGCCAGAGCATGGCTTATATGGTTTAGAACAAGCGGGTGTTAAAGTAGAACCGCAAAGTATTCATGGTTTGCCCGTATATAGTTTATACGGAGCCACTAGACGAGCTACTTCGAGCATGTTGCAAGGGATTGATCTACTAATTTTTGATATACAAGATATTGGATGCCGGTCTTATACTTACCTTACGACTCTTTGTTATATCTTAGAAGAGGCGGCTAAACATAAAATTTCAGTGATGGTATTAGATCGTCCTAACCCTATGGGAGGCTTGATTGTAGATGGGCCTATGTTAGAGAATAAATGGCGATCTTACATCGGATATATCAATGTTCCTTATTGTCATGGAATGACAATCGGAGAGCTAGCTTGTTATTTTAATCAAGAGTATCGCATTGGATGTGATTTAGAAGTAATCCGCATGAAGGGATGGCAAAGATCGATGTTCTTTAAAGATACGAAGTTATGTTGGATTCCTACAAGCCCTAATATTCCCGAGGCAGAAACCCCTTTATTTTATGCTTCCACTGGGATTTTAGGAGAGTTAGGAATCGCAAATATCGGTATAGGAAGCACTCTCCCTTTTAAAGTTGTAGGGGCTCCTTGGATCAATGCAAGGCAGTTTGCTAAAAAGCTAAATGCGCAGAAATTACCCGGAGTTATTTTTCATCCCTGTTATTACCGCCCTCTTACAGGGCTTTATCAATCAGAGAATTGCGAAGGGGTTTTATTATTTATTCTCGATCATAAGATCTATAAGCCGCTTAGCGTACAGTATATGATCATAGGTCTTTTAAAAAGCCTTTATCGAGAACAGTTTACAAATAGACTTAAGCAACTAGGGACAGAAAGAAAGAAAAATTTTTGTAAAGCTAATGGAAATGAGCACATGCTTGAGATATTAAGTAACGAAGAGTATATTGCTTGGAAGCTAATTGGTTATCAATTCGAAGATCGTCAAAAGTTTTTAACAAAACGCAGTGCTTATTTGTTGTATTAATTAGCACTTGCAACTTTATTTTGCTAAAAAATGCTCTCTTTGTATTGACAAAAATAGATTGTATTTGTAGGATTTGCTATGCAAAATCAATAAAATGAGGAGTTATTTTATGTCAGCTAATCATATGCAGCCACTTGGAGATAAAGTTCTTATAAAAAGAGCTAATGCTAAAAAATCCCAAAGTGGAATTCTATTACCAGAATCCGTGCAAGAAAAATCCCGAGAAGCAGAGGTTGTTGCAGTGGGCCTTGGTAAATATGATGAACAAGGCAAATTAAGACCCATGCATGTAAAAGTAGGAGATTGTATTCTTTTTTCTTCCTATGCTGGTACCGAAGTAAAAACAGAAGATGAGCAAGCTGAATATCTGATTATATCTCAAGATGATATTCTCGGAGTTCTTGTTTAAATTTTAAGCCTTAAAGGAGATATGCTATATGGCTAAAATGCTGCAATTTAATCAAGAAGCCCTAAAATCTATTTTAGAAGGGATGAAAAAACTAGCTAGAGCAGTAGCTGCAACAATGGGCCCCAAAGGTCGTAATGTTGTTATTAATAAAGGAGGGAAATCACCTCTTTGTACCAAAGATGGAGTAACTGTTGCTCAAGAAATTTTCCTCAAAGATACCTTTGAAAATGTAGGAGCACAACTAGTCAAACAAGCTTCTAGTAAAGCATCAGATGTTGCAGGTGATGGTACAACAACCGCAATTGTTCTTGCCTATGCTATTTATAAAGAAGGAATGAAAAATGTGGGAGCTGGAGCAAATCCAATGCTGCTGAAAAAAGGCATGGATAAAGCGGTTTCTCATCTGTTGGCCGCTTTAGACAAGTTGGCTACCCCTGTTGCAAGCAATGAAGAGATTAAGCAAATTGCGACAGTTTCTGCTAATAATGATGCCGAAATCGGAGAGATTATAGCTGCCGCCATGCAGAAAGTGGGTCAAGATGGCATAATCACCATTGCAGAAGCAAAGGGGATTGATACTCTCTTAAATGTTGTAGAAGGAATGCAGATTGATAAAGGATATCTCTCTCCCTACTTTGTGAATAATGCGGAAAAAATGATCATTGAATATGAAAACCCTTTGATTTTGATAACGGATAAAAAATTATCACAAGCTAAGGAATTAGTTCCTATTCTTGAAAAAGTAAAAGAAATTCAACGACCTTTATTAATTATCGCAGAGGATATGGAAGAAGAGGTGCTCACCACTTTAGTTATCAATAAACTAGGAGAATCTCCGCTACCTGTGTGTGCTATTGGGGCTCCTTCTTTTGGTGATAGGAGGAAAGCTCTTTTAGAAGATATAGCGATTCTTACGGGGGCTACTTTAATTACAGAGAACCTAGGACTTTTTGTAAAGAATGTAGGTCTAGAAGTTCTTGGAACAGCAAAGAGCATTAAAATCTCCAAAGATTCCGCTACGATTATCGATGGTTTTGGCGATAAAAAAACGATTCAAGCTAGAATAGCTTTTTTACGAGCAGAAATTGAAAGAGAGACCTCAGACTATGCAAAACAGCATTTGGAAGAAAGATTGGCTAAATTATCTGGTGGGGTAGCTATTATCAATGTAGGGGCTGGTACTGAAACCGCGCTTAAAGAAAAAAAAGAGCGTGTTGAAGATGCTCTACATGCAACTCGCGCTGCTGTTAAGGAAGGGGTTGTAGCAGGAGGAGGAGTTGCGCTTTTACGAGCTATTAAGACACTAGATTCTCTTATATGTAGCGGCGATGAAGCAGTCGGTGTAGAAATCATCCGTAGGGCTGCATTTGCTCCTACGGCTGCGATTGCTCATAATTGCGGCAAGCAAGGGGATTTGATTGCTGAAAAAGTGTTTGAGCAACATGGTAACTGGGGCTATAATGGCCTTACAGATCAATTTAGCGATTTAGTTTTAGATGGAGTCATCGATCCAGTGCGTGTGACAAAAAGCGCTCTTATACACGCCACTTCTGTTTCCAGCATGTTATTAACAATTAATGCTGTAATTACAGAAAAACCCAAACCCAAATCAAAAGCGGTTCCTTCTATGCCTAATATGGATGGTATGATGGGCGGTGGTATGGGAGGTATGATGGGTGATATGGGAGGTATGGGTTTTTAAGTATATAAATCTTTAGTTTTCTTACCTCATAAAAAAAGGATCTTTATAAGGATCCTTTTTTATATTCATAATTAATTTTTTTGTTTACTTAAAATGTTTAAAAAATTTACCTCCCAACAGTGAATTTAAGTAGATATCTAAATTTGCTCAAAAAACAGGTGGTATATGGATGCTAAAGAGCTGCAGGAGATCGATTTTTTCTTACAAGCAAGCGAGCAATTTATATCCAATCAGCAGAGAAAGAAATTCTGCTTGATGAAGAAGCTCCTATTATGGAAGAAATCATTGACTCGTGGCAGGATCTTTATCAAAGTATAAAACAACTGCAAGATCTATGGGAAAAAAGGTCTTCTTTTCATAGAGATTATAAGATAGATCTTTTAAATCGCATGAAACAAGAATCTTCTTTTGTATATAGTGGTTCCGATTCAATCGCATAGAAAAATATAGGATTAACGACAAGTTTCAAGTCGTTGACTTGAACCCCATTAAGCTAGCCGTTTGAATTGGCACTACTATAATGCATATGCTGAAAAAGCTTGTGGTTCATCTTCTTGTGGTAAAGAGGGGATCCCCACGTACGATGGAGGTAAATCAGTGGCTGTAGGCTCTAGTTCAAATGGGGGGTTTAAATCTACCGCTGTGTATTCCACCGGTAGGTCAACGAGTAACTGCAGCATTTCGTAAAAAGTTTTAGTTCTTATAAAATCGCTCTTGAAATAACAAAAGCGATCTTAAGTAGATTAAAAGAAGTTTTTAATGAAGTAAATGAGTTCTTTAACTGCAATTCTTTGTTGTTGCATCGAATCGCGGTCTCTAATCGTAACCGTTTCTTCTGTGTTTTCAAAAGTATCAAAATCCACTGTAATACAAAGTGGTGTTCCAATCTCATCGTTACGGCGATAGGCTTTACCTACATTCCCCGTATCTTCATATTTAATACGACCAATACCTAGTTTTTGTAGGAAATGCTTAATTTCTTTAGCTTTTGTCACAATTTTTTCATTATTGCGAGCTAAAGGAACAACAGCTACTTTAATCGGAGCTAGATGAGGTTTTAGCTTTAGAACAATACGCTTTTGTCCTTCTGGTAATAATTCTTCTGTGAAAGCCTGTGTTAGAATAGCTAATACTCCACGATCTAAACCAGCAGAGGGTTCAATCACAAAAGGGATGATGTATTCTTTGGTTTGAGGATCTTGAATGCCAAGTTTTGTATTGGAATCGCTGTTAGTTGCTACATTAGCAAATAAAGTAAATTCTTCTTTAGCTTTGGTATGGGATCCTAAATCAAAATCCGTTCGATTGGCTATTCCTTCTAATTCTTCAAACCCATGTGGAAATCTATATAAAATATCAGTAGTAGCCTTTGAATAATGCGCTAATTCTTCTTTTTTTTGTGGTTGTAATTGAAGGTTTTCTGCCTGAAGACCTTGCTTTTTCCACCAATTTAACCGATTTTCTACCCAGACTTTATGCCAGGTTTCGTCTTCCCCTGGTTTTACAAAAAACTCGAGTTCCATTTGCTCAAATTCACGCACTCTAAAAATGAAATTTTTAGGAGTAACCTCATTACGGAATGCTTTTCCAATTTGTGCAATACCAAAGGGTAGTTTTCTTGAGGTTGCATCCACTACGTGTTTGAAATTGGTAAAGATGCTCTGTGCTGTTTCTGGACGAAGATAAGCGAAGCTTGTCTCATTATCAACAGGTCCTAAATTCGTACGAAACATCAAATTAAAATTGCGCGGCTGTGTTAAGTCTTTAGATCCGCAATGATCGCATTTATGATCAACAATATGATCTGCTCTCATGCGATGTTTACACTGACGACAATCTACCATGGGATCGGTAAAGGTGTCCTCGTGACCAGAGTATTTCAGTGTTAGGCGATGGGTAATAATCGAGCAATCTAAACCCTCAATATCATCTCTTTCATAGACAATAGATTTCCACCAGGCTGATTTCAAGTGATTTTTTAGTTCAACTCCTAGAGGTCCATAATCATATATCCCTTGAAGACCTCCATAAATTTCTGAGCTTTGAAAGATAAAACCTCTTCTTTTACAAAGAGCTACAATGTCATCCATCGATATTTTGCTGTCCATTTTTTCTCCCAGATCAGTTGAGCTATGATTATAGTTACTCTAGTATTTTTGGGAAAAGAATAGCTAAGAGCCTGTTTAAAATCTTTTCAAAAGTAGAGCAATAAAAGCAAGAACCACCATATTCAGGCTTGCATGTAGTTTTCTTTCCCAATTTTTCCATAGCCTGCGACATTTTTCTATCCACGCAAAAGAACGCTCTACAACCCATCTTTTGGGAATAACTGTAAAAGTATGAAGTGTATTTCTTTTGGCTATT
This is a stretch of genomic DNA from Candidatus Rhabdochlamydia oedothoracis. It encodes these proteins:
- a CDS encoding IS110 family transposase — translated: MKHYIGLDVSMKRTFICVLNEQGKIVHEGSEKTDPDLLADDFSKRDFQEIVVGFESGCLSHYLVTGFRKRAIDPLCMDARKLSTILALKINKTDKNDARGIAEALRSGMYTRVHCKPQDSVEKSILLVSRRALIKQQTQLKNTVRGLLKSYGIRLGSVGSKRFSSVVVKQIEKQEKSIVLSITSLLNTFDKVVEEVEKLDKEMLKLVSQDKEVQRLMTIPGVGPVTALTYKTEIFDPTRFNDSKSVGAYLGMTPKQYASGEVQRQGRISKCGSSELRSLLVEAGIVMLTRSKKWSKLKAWGLKIMRKKGMKKAALAVGRKLSVIMHKMLIEQKEFIYGEPKAA
- a CDS encoding IS5 family transposase (programmed frameshift): MTRSYPSDISRKQFSKIHLILESTRKKTRPRRVDLYDIFCGILYILKSGCQWRMLPIEYPKWELCYYYFHLWNKKEDKNSKSILEIVLKKLVGEARKSSGRKEKTSFVIIDAQSVKNTDTAEKKGYDAGKKISGIKRHIAVDSQGLPHAIHITTANITDRNGCIEAFSLHKNHLFGVKNVLADGGYSGEKFAKSVQEILGCIVEIAKRNTLHTFTVISKRWVVERSFAWIEKCRRLWKNCERKLYTSLNMVVLAFIALLLKRF
- a CDS encoding ATP-dependent helicase, translating into MDFLEQLNSQQRVATTHIEGPLLVLAGAGSGKSRVVTYRIAHLLKIGVPSSEILAVTFTNKAADEMRQRIFHLTQESILSCTFHSLCARILRESITHLNYRSDFTIYDQEDSERVIRECLKTLGLKEDKATLKKLKTQISQAKNALTQPENIPLDERPLCQIYGIYQQKLKEYNALDFDDLLYLTVGLLKSNSQVLDIYQKCWSFILIDEYQDTNMAQYMLIRLLAARHNNVFAVGDPDQSIYSWRGANVHNILNFEKDFPGAKVIALEENYRSHSLILKAANSLIQHNEGRYPKNLWSKRTEGEKITQYLADTEYEEARFVISQIHKLHIDQKMRLNECAIFFRTHSQSRLFEDYLLKENIPYVIVGGLSFYQRREIKDLLAWLRMTLAGTDFIAFSRTINLPKRGLGDTTLQKLRELVENYKIDILTCIQSILNKKIPCKLSNKQLQGLKEYTNLILSLQKSVLQKTKLSLLIEQIIHQSHYLDYLREDPDSYQDRRRNIEELITKATEWEEENKEASLAQFLEELILKSAPEKPEENDRIRLMTLHNGKGLEFSCVFIVGLEEELLPHTNALGHSDSLEEERRLCYVGMTRAKDLLFLTAARQRHLWGMTKIMQPSRFLSEIPSVFIQIPPKKPVETYTHQQVEKNNFQEGDRVFHKDFGLGIIQKQYNTSLGMTYDVFFPQSKMLRSLVAKYAKLLPAD
- a CDS encoding DUF1343 domain-containing protein, producing MFNFTFFFLAIWSFCLSVTGLELKLGVDCLFEANNIVKLRNKKLGLITNQTGVNSNLSSTIELFLNHDTQLIALFAPEHGLYGLEQAGVKVEPQSIHGLPVYSLYGATRRATSSMLQGIDLLIFDIQDIGCRSYTYLTTLCYILEEAAKHKISVMVLDRPNPMGGLIVDGPMLENKWRSYIGYINVPYCHGMTIGELACYFNQEYRIGCDLEVIRMKGWQRSMFFKDTKLCWIPTSPNIPEAETPLFYASTGILGELGIANIGIGSTLPFKVVGAPWINARQFAKKLNAQKLPGVIFHPCYYRPLTGLYQSENCEGVLLFILDHKIYKPLSVQYMIIGLLKSLYREQFTNRLKQLGTERKKNFCKANGNEHMLEILSNEEYIAWKLIGYQFEDRQKFLTKRSAYLLY
- a CDS encoding co-chaperone GroES; the encoded protein is MSANHMQPLGDKVLIKRANAKKSQSGILLPESVQEKSREAEVVAVGLGKYDEQGKLRPMHVKVGDCILFSSYAGTEVKTEDEQAEYLIISQDDILGVLV
- the groL gene encoding chaperonin GroEL (60 kDa chaperone family; promotes refolding of misfolded polypeptides especially under stressful conditions; forms two stacked rings of heptamers to form a barrel-shaped 14mer; ends can be capped by GroES; misfolded proteins enter the barrel where they are refolded when GroES binds), coding for MAKMLQFNQEALKSILEGMKKLARAVAATMGPKGRNVVINKGGKSPLCTKDGVTVAQEIFLKDTFENVGAQLVKQASSKASDVAGDGTTTAIVLAYAIYKEGMKNVGAGANPMLLKKGMDKAVSHLLAALDKLATPVASNEEIKQIATVSANNDAEIGEIIAAAMQKVGQDGIITIAEAKGIDTLLNVVEGMQIDKGYLSPYFVNNAEKMIIEYENPLILITDKKLSQAKELVPILEKVKEIQRPLLIIAEDMEEEVLTTLVINKLGESPLPVCAIGAPSFGDRRKALLEDIAILTGATLITENLGLFVKNVGLEVLGTAKSIKISKDSATIIDGFGDKKTIQARIAFLRAEIERETSDYAKQHLEERLAKLSGGVAIINVGAGTETALKEKKERVEDALHATRAAVKEGVVAGGGVALLRAIKTLDSLICSGDEAVGVEIIRRAAFAPTAAIAHNCGKQGDLIAEKVFEQHGNWGYNGLTDQFSDLVLDGVIDPVRVTKSALIHATSVSSMLLTINAVITEKPKPKSKAVPSMPNMDGMMGGGMGGMMGDMGGMGF
- a CDS encoding glycine--tRNA ligase, with the protein product MDDIVALCKRRGFIFQSSEIYGGLQGIYDYGPLGVELKNHLKSAWWKSIVYERDDIEGLDCSIITHRLTLKYSGHEDTFTDPMVDCRQCKHRMRADHIVDHKCDHCGSKDLTQPRNFNLMFRTNLGPVDNETSFAYLRPETAQSIFTNFKHVVDATSRKLPFGIAQIGKAFRNEVTPKNFIFRVREFEQMELEFFVKPGEDETWHKVWVENRLNWWKKQGLQAENLQLQPQKKEELAHYSKATTDILYRFPHGFEELEGIANRTDFDLGSHTKAKEEFTLFANVATNSDSNTKLGIQDPQTKEYIIPFVIEPSAGLDRGVLAILTQAFTEELLPEGQKRIVLKLKPHLAPIKVAVVPLARNNEKIVTKAKEIKHFLQKLGIGRIKYEDTGNVGKAYRRNDEIGTPLCITVDFDTFENTEETVTIRDRDSMQQQRIAVKELIYFIKNFF